A region of Domibacillus sp. DTU_2020_1001157_1_SI_ALB_TIR_016 DNA encodes the following proteins:
- a CDS encoding SIS domain-containing protein: MPINVPNLNENVKTILNGLENRNITDVFFVACGGSLAVMYANKYYLDRYSRALRANCYNSDEFVYRNPVALSEHSLVVLCSQTGTTKETVRAAAFAKSKGAITVGMTVDKFSPLAKEVDYILEYEASYTTGIPIDAVKSNYSVMYQLDAGLVKLFDGVDRVSKTVESLMNLQTVIDKAQEQYDEMGTDFAHAFKDEKVIYTISSGLSYGSAYSYAICVLMEMQWIHSQAIHAGEFFHGPFEVLDESVPFILLKGIDETRPIEDRAHDFLSKYGGKLMVLDANEIDFLGIDEEMRAYVTPLVFFEVLWKFSYKLADLRNHPMLEGRRYMKKFAY; the protein is encoded by the coding sequence ATGCCAATTAACGTACCGAATTTAAATGAAAACGTAAAAACCATATTAAATGGATTGGAAAACCGTAATATTACTGATGTGTTTTTTGTAGCATGCGGTGGATCGCTTGCTGTGATGTATGCGAATAAATACTACCTTGATCGTTATTCTAGAGCTTTGAGAGCCAATTGCTATAATTCTGATGAATTTGTTTACCGCAATCCTGTTGCTTTATCGGAACATTCTTTAGTGGTTTTATGCTCGCAAACCGGTACAACGAAGGAAACAGTAAGAGCAGCTGCTTTTGCTAAGAGTAAAGGGGCAATTACGGTAGGAATGACAGTCGATAAATTTTCTCCACTTGCCAAAGAGGTTGATTATATTCTTGAATACGAAGCATCCTATACGACTGGCATTCCTATTGATGCAGTAAAGAGTAATTATTCTGTGATGTACCAGTTAGATGCAGGTCTTGTAAAGCTCTTTGATGGTGTAGACCGGGTGTCTAAAACCGTTGAAAGTTTAATGAACCTTCAAACGGTGATTGATAAAGCCCAAGAGCAATACGACGAAATGGGAACTGATTTTGCCCATGCATTCAAAGATGAAAAAGTGATTTATACCATCTCAAGCGGCTTAAGTTATGGATCAGCCTACTCTTATGCTATTTGTGTACTGATGGAGATGCAGTGGATCCATTCCCAAGCAATTCATGCCGGTGAATTTTTCCATGGGCCATTTGAAGTGTTAGATGAAAGTGTACCATTTATTCTCTTAAAGGGGATTGACGAAACAAGACCTATAGAAGACAGAGCTCATGACTTTTTATCAAAATACGGCGGCAAACTGATGGTTTTAGACGCCAATGAGATTGATTTTTTAGGAATCGATGAAGAGATGCGGGCATATGTAACGCCGCTAGTTTTCTTTGAGGTTCTATGGAAGTTTTCTTATAAACTGGCGGATCTCAGAAATCATCCAATGCTTGAAGGAAGAAGATACATGAAAAAGTTTGCTTACTAA
- a CDS encoding ABC transporter substrate-binding protein, which yields MKKVLASLVSILMIISMLAGCSAGSSSGNGSGQEDGITLTLLHRWPNEPFKGYFDAAIEEFKKENPEVNFNVISVLNEDYKQKINVQLSSDTPPDIFFTWAGEYGDKFIRDGKALDITKYMQEDGEWKETIIPSALKPFTSEEKIYGAPVLMDVRMMAYNKDIFKELNLTPPKTWDEFIKVLKVIKKTETTPLGLGNKAPWNGGLYVTSLNQRMVAPEVLAADNNRATGEFTDPGYVEALKKLQELVPYMNEDPNALSREEERSLFVNGQIAIMPLHTIEFPYVKDAPFEWGTFNFPTIEDGKGKEAVVTGAPEGFMVSSETKHPEMAAKFLKFLTSKEMAEKWVETTDVISTTKGAVNENNSSPIMLDVTKEVEESDEMVIWLDTALEGKVFQPYLSGIQELLNEEKTPKEVMKEVQSAAKEVREAAK from the coding sequence ATGAAAAAAGTTTTAGCTAGTTTGGTATCGATCTTGATGATAATCAGTATGTTGGCAGGGTGCTCCGCAGGCAGTTCTTCTGGAAACGGCTCAGGGCAAGAAGATGGCATTACATTAACCTTGCTGCATCGGTGGCCTAATGAACCCTTTAAAGGATACTTTGATGCTGCTATTGAAGAATTCAAAAAAGAAAATCCAGAAGTTAATTTTAATGTAATAAGTGTTCTGAACGAGGACTACAAACAAAAAATTAACGTTCAATTAAGCAGTGATACACCACCAGATATTTTCTTTACATGGGCAGGTGAATATGGAGACAAATTCATCCGTGACGGAAAAGCCCTGGATATTACAAAATACATGCAAGAAGATGGGGAATGGAAAGAGACAATTATTCCTTCTGCTTTAAAACCATTTACTTCAGAAGAGAAAATTTACGGTGCACCTGTGCTGATGGACGTTCGAATGATGGCCTACAATAAAGACATTTTTAAAGAACTGAATCTGACTCCGCCTAAGACGTGGGATGAATTTATCAAAGTGTTAAAAGTGATCAAGAAAACTGAAACGACTCCTCTTGGCTTAGGAAACAAAGCTCCATGGAATGGCGGTTTGTATGTTACAAGTTTAAATCAGCGGATGGTAGCGCCGGAAGTATTAGCAGCTGACAATAACCGGGCTACTGGAGAGTTTACAGACCCAGGATATGTGGAAGCGCTTAAAAAATTGCAAGAACTAGTTCCTTATATGAATGAGGATCCAAATGCATTAAGCCGCGAAGAAGAAAGAAGTTTATTTGTAAATGGCCAAATTGCGATTATGCCATTGCATACGATTGAATTCCCTTACGTTAAAGATGCTCCGTTTGAATGGGGAACGTTTAATTTCCCAACGATTGAAGACGGCAAGGGGAAAGAAGCAGTGGTAACAGGAGCTCCCGAAGGATTTATGGTTTCATCCGAAACGAAACATCCAGAAATGGCAGCTAAGTTTCTAAAGTTTTTAACGTCTAAAGAAATGGCAGAGAAGTGGGTAGAGACAACAGACGTAATCAGTACAACAAAAGGAGCAGTCAATGAGAACAACTCTTCTCCAATTATGTTGGATGTAACAAAAGAGGTAGAAGAATCAGACGAGATGGTAATCTGGCTTGATACAGCTCTCGAAGGAAAAGTGTTCCAGCCTTACTTGTCTGGTATTCAGGAATTGCTGAATGAAGAAAAAACGCCAAAAGAAGTTATGAAAGAAGTACAAAGCGCCGCCAAGGAAGTCCGAGAAGCAGCAAAATAA
- a CDS encoding carbohydrate ABC transporter permease has translation MKTNPAVPYLFVTPGLLIVCLFIYYPVIDNLQSSFYSWNSFSPNREFLGIANYTRIFEDTVFQTALKNNLIHACISLIIQVFGGLVIAAVLEDTIFRKVAPLLRTVYFIPVLISITVIGLLFSFIYNPQIGLLNKFLEVIGLGELATGWLGNSDTAFYAVVAMGQWIGTGYIAMLYIVAMQKIPGELYEAAKMDGANKIQTFFNVTVPQVKEMTFVAVIFTLSQSMLTFADVYVLTQGGPGNSSQVLSTYLYDKAFVDNEMGYASTIANVIFAISIIFYITQSKILKTGKGD, from the coding sequence ATGAAGACAAATCCGGCAGTCCCTTACTTGTTTGTGACCCCTGGTCTTCTGATTGTCTGCTTGTTTATTTACTATCCTGTAATCGATAATCTTCAATCCAGTTTTTATAGCTGGAATTCCTTTTCACCAAACCGAGAGTTTCTGGGGATTGCTAACTATACAAGAATCTTTGAGGATACAGTTTTTCAAACTGCATTAAAAAACAATTTAATTCACGCCTGTATTTCTCTGATCATTCAAGTGTTTGGAGGATTGGTTATTGCCGCTGTTTTAGAAGATACGATTTTCAGAAAAGTGGCTCCGCTTCTTCGTACCGTGTATTTTATTCCAGTTCTCATTTCTATCACGGTCATCGGCCTACTCTTTTCATTTATTTATAATCCGCAAATAGGGCTGTTAAATAAGTTTTTAGAAGTGATTGGCCTGGGCGAATTGGCAACAGGGTGGCTTGGAAACAGTGATACAGCTTTTTATGCGGTCGTTGCGATGGGCCAATGGATTGGAACGGGATATATTGCTATGTTATATATTGTGGCTATGCAAAAAATTCCTGGTGAGTTGTATGAAGCGGCAAAAATGGATGGGGCAAATAAAATTCAAACCTTTTTCAATGTAACCGTTCCACAGGTTAAGGAAATGACTTTTGTAGCCGTTATTTTCACGCTGAGTCAGTCTATGCTGACTTTTGCCGATGTGTATGTTTTAACACAGGGGGGTCCCGGAAATTCTTCGCAAGTCTTAAGCACTTATCTTTATGATAAGGCTTTTGTGGATAATGAAATGGGCTATGCTTCAACGATTGCAAACGTTATTTTTGCGATTTCAATTATCTTTTATATCACTCAATCCAAAATTCTTAAAACGGGCAAAGGAGATTGA
- a CDS encoding carbohydrate ABC transporter permease — MANKLVQYNVVGKKETVRSLTKSGKKSWLSWSGIAITSALLLLYFLAVAYPLFWMVINSFKETNEIFRSSWALPSKWMFSNYQEAWATGVSKFFLNSVFVTVMTVLFTVILSALCAFGLARFEFKGKLIILGLLTAGLMFPPQVSLIPLYKLVQLMGIYDTHWALIIPYVAFRISLIMLLIRSFFLQIPKELEEAAYLEGCSIFGVFFRIYLPLSKPILVTSMLLTAYWAWNEFLFANLFIDSDAQKTITAGLLAFRDALYTNWGVLMAGLVISSLPLIILFLFIQKSFVRGLADGGVKG; from the coding sequence ATGGCAAATAAACTGGTTCAATATAATGTCGTCGGAAAAAAAGAAACGGTCAGAAGCCTTACGAAAAGCGGCAAAAAAAGCTGGCTTTCCTGGTCAGGTATTGCCATTACTTCAGCTCTGTTGCTGCTTTACTTTTTAGCGGTAGCTTACCCTTTATTTTGGATGGTCATTAATTCGTTTAAAGAAACAAACGAGATCTTTCGCAGCAGCTGGGCGCTCCCTTCAAAATGGATGTTTTCCAATTATCAAGAAGCATGGGCTACAGGTGTATCAAAATTCTTTTTAAACAGTGTATTCGTAACCGTTATGACTGTTCTATTTACTGTTATTCTCAGTGCACTTTGTGCATTCGGTCTAGCAAGGTTTGAATTCAAAGGAAAGCTGATCATCTTAGGGCTTTTGACTGCTGGTTTAATGTTTCCTCCACAGGTAAGCTTAATCCCGCTCTATAAATTAGTTCAGCTGATGGGGATTTATGATACACATTGGGCATTGATCATTCCTTATGTTGCGTTTAGAATTTCGCTGATCATGCTTCTTATTCGATCTTTCTTTCTTCAAATTCCGAAAGAGCTGGAAGAAGCGGCTTATTTAGAAGGGTGCTCCATATTTGGCGTGTTTTTTAGAATTTATCTACCGCTGAGCAAACCTATTTTGGTTACTTCGATGCTTTTGACAGCGTATTGGGCATGGAACGAATTTTTATTTGCCAACTTGTTTATTGACAGTGATGCACAAAAAACGATTACAGCAGGACTGCTGGCATTCCGTGATGCACTTTATACAAACTGGGGTGTTTTAATGGCTGGACTGGTTATTTCTTCTCTTCCGCTGATTATTTTATTTTTGTTTATCCAAAAATCTTTTGTTCGCGGGCTTGCAGACGGCGGTGTGAAAGGATAA
- a CDS encoding PfkB family carbohydrate kinase: MKILGIGDGVVDYYQEQALYYPGGSVVNVAVFAKQNGAEQAGYMGILGTDQEGDHILHSLEKEKVNTERVRRVHGVTGKAVVTLDEEGDRVFVGTNKDKRVQSLVSLRLNQDDLSYIDQYDLVHATISINHGIEEELPKISSKMISFDFSTKEYWTEEYVKKVSPYLDFAFFSGSDLTVVEIHQLIQQVHALGVKVVGVTRGAQPVIFSEDGMIFTQSPLEVEAVDTMGAGDSFIASFLMSYTQSKDMGAALRTASEFASKVCGHYGAFGYGAKK, from the coding sequence ATGAAGATATTAGGTATTGGGGATGGAGTAGTTGACTACTATCAAGAACAGGCACTGTATTATCCCGGGGGAAGTGTCGTAAATGTAGCCGTTTTTGCTAAACAAAATGGAGCTGAACAAGCTGGCTACATGGGGATTTTAGGAACGGATCAAGAAGGGGACCATATTCTTCATTCTTTAGAAAAAGAAAAGGTAAATACTGAACGGGTCAGACGGGTACATGGCGTGACCGGAAAAGCCGTTGTCACATTGGATGAAGAAGGGGACCGAGTATTTGTCGGTACAAATAAAGACAAGAGAGTTCAATCGCTGGTTTCCCTTCGCCTGAATCAAGACGACCTAAGCTATATTGATCAGTACGATTTAGTTCATGCTACGATCAGTATCAATCATGGCATTGAAGAAGAATTGCCCAAAATAAGCAGCAAAATGATTTCTTTTGATTTTTCTACAAAGGAATACTGGACAGAAGAGTACGTGAAAAAGGTTTCTCCTTATTTAGATTTTGCTTTTTTTTCAGGCAGTGATTTAACAGTTGTTGAAATTCACCAGCTGATTCAACAAGTCCATGCGTTAGGCGTGAAAGTGGTCGGCGTCACAAGAGGAGCACAGCCGGTCATTTTTTCAGAAGACGGAATGATTTTTACTCAATCACCCCTTGAAGTTGAAGCAGTCGATACGATGGGAGCTGGGGATTCATTCATCGCTTCCTTTTTAATGTCCTATACTCAATCAAAAGACATGGGGGCGGCCCTTCGAACAGCGTCCGAGTTTGCTTCAAAAGTATGCGGGCACTATGGTGCTTTCGGATACGGAGCAAAAAAATAA
- a CDS encoding TIM barrel protein gives MNLAYQRYPIDYFLDSTVQLDLQAIELWGGEPHLHVEKVTASEVQSLFKKIKSRNLEIICFTPEQCSYPVNLAAPDNETRKSSIRYFEKSLAITDSLECPYLLISAGYGFFNEPEENAWKRARDSIYQIAQLAEKKGITLLLEPFFYPYSNVVINARTAKRMLAEIKNPFLKVMIDIPCMIVAGDTIEDYNTLFADDLVHIHFVDGQWNNSSHLALGKGEFPLGSLKESLENIGYNGYLTLEVFGNQYNADPEKCVQASLDYARKKWGSVN, from the coding sequence ATGAACCTGGCCTACCAGCGGTATCCCATTGATTATTTTTTAGACTCTACCGTTCAGCTTGACCTGCAGGCAATTGAACTTTGGGGAGGGGAGCCGCACTTACATGTGGAAAAGGTAACGGCTTCAGAAGTTCAGTCCCTTTTTAAAAAAATTAAATCAAGAAATTTAGAAATCATATGCTTTACACCGGAGCAGTGCAGCTACCCGGTCAACTTAGCGGCTCCAGACAATGAAACACGAAAAAGCAGCATCCGCTACTTTGAAAAAAGTTTAGCGATTACAGATTCCCTGGAGTGTCCATATCTTCTGATTTCAGCTGGATACGGTTTTTTTAACGAACCTGAAGAAAATGCTTGGAAAAGAGCCCGAGATTCTATTTATCAGATCGCCCAATTAGCGGAAAAGAAAGGAATCACTTTGCTGTTAGAACCCTTTTTTTATCCTTATTCAAATGTAGTCATCAATGCAAGAACAGCAAAACGAATGCTGGCGGAAATAAAAAACCCCTTTTTAAAGGTGATGATCGATATACCATGTATGATAGTTGCTGGCGATACGATTGAAGATTATAACACCTTATTTGCGGATGATTTGGTACATATTCATTTTGTTGATGGACAATGGAACAATTCTTCCCACCTTGCTTTAGGAAAAGGGGAATTTCCTTTAGGTTCATTGAAAGAAAGCTTGGAGAATATAGGGTATAATGGGTATTTAACCTTGGAAGTCTTCGGAAACCAATATAATGCGGATCCTGAAAAATGCGTGCAGGCCAGTTTGGACTATGCAAGGAAAAAGTGGGGCAGTGTAAATTGA
- a CDS encoding UTRA domain-containing protein yields the protein MKTKVKRYAKPLYVQLKETIKKNIENEQYTIGSQLPTEAELCELHGVSRITIRRAIAELEEEGIVQKQHGIGTFVKSAGKIKRELVSVGGFSEFLVQSGKQPKTKILSTAVVTIADVNIDSLHVELEEPILEINRLHLIDDEPIHLESSYYSLKKFPDLDKHLEESSSIYSIIKNRYKVDLVKNQKTLNVINPTMEQAALLKSSPDHSFYEIEKVAFDQDDIPIHFAKSYLPTHKVTFTITTE from the coding sequence ATGAAAACTAAAGTTAAAAGATATGCAAAACCACTATATGTTCAATTAAAAGAAACAATCAAAAAAAATATTGAGAATGAACAATACACCATAGGAAGCCAGCTGCCGACCGAAGCAGAATTGTGTGAACTGCATGGGGTTAGCCGTATTACGATACGAAGAGCGATTGCAGAGCTCGAAGAAGAAGGGATTGTTCAAAAGCAGCACGGTATCGGAACTTTTGTAAAATCTGCTGGGAAAATTAAACGGGAGCTTGTCTCAGTGGGTGGGTTTTCAGAGTTTCTGGTCCAGTCAGGTAAACAGCCTAAAACGAAAATTCTTTCGACTGCCGTGGTGACGATTGCAGATGTAAATATTGATTCCTTGCATGTAGAGCTGGAAGAACCGATACTAGAAATTAACAGACTGCACTTGATTGATGATGAACCTATTCATTTAGAAAGCAGTTATTACTCATTAAAAAAATTTCCTGATTTAGATAAGCATCTGGAAGAATCAAGCTCTATTTATAGCATTATTAAAAACAGATATAAGGTTGACTTAGTGAAAAATCAAAAAACACTAAATGTCATTAATCCAACCATGGAACAAGCCGCCTTACTGAAAAGTTCCCCGGACCATTCATTTTATGAAATTGAGAAAGTAGCATTTGATCAAGACGATATTCCGATTCATTTTGCTAAATCCTATCTGCCGACACATAAAGTTACGTTTACTATTACAACTGAATGA